Proteins from one Bactrocera neohumeralis isolate Rockhampton chromosome 3, APGP_CSIRO_Bneo_wtdbg2-racon-allhic-juicebox.fasta_v2, whole genome shotgun sequence genomic window:
- the LOC126752327 gene encoding TNF receptor-associated factor 4: MVRSLAQWTKTLSFPSRLSPNRNSKDCSNLNTTSPAPPPTPPRNKTTNNTSNNNNCSTSRSSTSTVSSSHSNSTAPSPTTMGNNSANSNYNGNNNKHNLPITELEQIIYPGPDPKQAIMGSLVFCIHHKQGCKWSDELRKLKGHLNVCKHDATQCPNKCGAQIPRIMMTDHLQFTCNMRRTKCEFCQSEFSGAGLEEHAGTCGQEPIYCEAKCGQRVLRGRMTLHKSKDCAKRLRRCVHCTREFSCDTLPLHVAQCPRAPMTCPQRCDAGAIARGDMEAHLRDECKALAIACSFKEAGCRFKGPRHMLEAHLEANAAAHLSLMVALSSRQGQQIQMLKTAVSKLSINYTGTLLWKITDWSSKMTEARSKDGLELVSPPFYTSQYGYKLQASMFLNGNGPGENTHVSVYIKVLPGEYDALLKWPFSHSITFTLFEQGAQTGQGGVAESFVPDPTWENFQRPSNEPDQLGFGFPRFISHEMLHRRPFIKDDTVFLRVKVDPSKIVSV, from the exons ATGGTACGCAGTCTGGCACAGTGGACGAAAACCCTAAGTTTTCCTTCACGCCTCTCACCCAATCGCAATTCGAAAGATTGTAGCAACTTGAATACCACTAGTCCTGCACCGCCACCCACACCGCCCAGGAATAAAACCAcaaacaacaccagcaacaataacaattgttCAACATCACGCTCCTCAACGTCCACAGTGTCATCTTCACACTCGAACTCAACGGCACCCTCACCCACAACCATGGGCAACAACAGCGCCAACAGCAATTAcaatggcaataacaacaaacataatTTACCCATCACGGAATTAGAGCAAATT ATTTACCCCGGTCCCGACCCTAAACAAGCCATCATGGGTTCACTCGTCTTTTGTATACATCACAAACAGGGCTGTAAATGGTCGGATGAGCTGAGAAAACTAAAG GGTCACTTGAACGTCTGCAAACACGATGCCACACAGTGTCCGAACAAGTGCGGCGCACAAATACCACGCATCATGATGACCGATCACCTACAGTTCACCTGCAACATGCGACGCACCAAGTGTGAATTCTGCCAGAGCGAATTCTCTGGCGCCGGACTTGAGGAGCACGCGGGCACCTGCGGCCAGGAGCCCATCTACTGCGAGGCCAAGTGCGGTCAGCGTGTCTTACGCGGACGCATGACACTGCACAAGTCCAAGGATTGTGCCAAACGTTTGCGTCGCTGCGTACATTGTACGCGTGAATTCTCGTGTGACACACTACCACTGCATGTGGCACAATGTCCACGCGCCCCCATGACTTGTCCGCAACGTTGCGACGCCGGTGCTATTGCACGCGGTGACATGGAAGCGCATTTACGCGATGAATGCAAGGCGCTGGCGATCGCTTGCAGTTTCAAGGAGGCCGGTTGTCGTTTCAAGGGACCACGGCATATGCTGGAAGCGCATTTGGAAGCAAATGCCGCGGCACATTTATCACTGATGGTGGCGTTATCATCGCGTCAAGGACAGCAAATACAAATGCTAAAGACGGCCGTCTCGAAGTTGTCCATTAATTATACTGGCACTTTATTGTGGAAGATCACCGATTGGTCGTCGAAAATGACAGAGGCGCGCAGTAAAGATGGTTTGGAATTGGTGTCGCCACCTTTCTACACATCACAATACGGTTACAAATTACAGGCGTCAATGTTTCTCAATGGCAATGGTCCCGGTGAGAATACACATGTTTCCGTCTACATAAAAGTGTTGCCGGGCGAATATGATGCATTGCTGAAATGGCCATTTTCGCACTCGATCACATTCACACTCTTCGAACAGGGCGCGCAAACCGGACAGGGCGGTGTAGCCGAGTCATTTGTGCCGGATCCCACATGGGAGAATTTCCAGCGGCCATCGAATGAACCAGATCAATTGGGTTTCGGATTTCCACGTTTCATTTCACATGAAATGCTACACAGACGACCCTTCATTAAGGACGATACAGTGTTTTTACGTGTCAAAGTGGACCCCAGTAAAATTGTGTCGGTCTAA